A window from Phalacrocorax carbo chromosome 20, bPhaCar2.1, whole genome shotgun sequence encodes these proteins:
- the LOC135316558 gene encoding coiled-coil domain-containing protein 81-like, translating into MGMATVYIREEDFCHGNKASVKVQKPMFHLDKPVLLEKKLCYETRSRPEDLEVAELIYAEVAFYLSIPKKKVLKCVKATTNVIAWALTEGKDFDFVFKNFGILVCRGRRVVMRFFEDLLRDVDKTGILANTALRKSSLRPLVIARNETAVFQMPPGGIFVFPQ; encoded by the exons ATGGGCATGGCCACCGTCTACATCAGGGAGGAGGACTTTTGTCATGGGAACAAGGCGAGTGTCAAGGTCCAGAAACCCATGTTCCACCTGGACAAGCCAGTTCTGCTGGAGAAGAAGCTCTGCTATGAGACCAGATCACGGCCCG AGGACTTAGAAGTTGCAGAGCTGATCTACGCCGAGGTCGCCTTCTACCTCTCCATCCCCAAGAAAAAGGTCTTGAAGTGCGTCAAGGCTACCACAAATGTCATCGCGTGGGCCTTGACCGAAGGCAAGGACTTTGACTTTGTCTTCAAGAACTTTGGCATCCTGGTGTGCCGGGGAAGGAGAGTGGTCATGCGGTTCTTCGAAGACCTGCTGCGAGACGTGGACAAGACCGGCATCCTGGCAAACACTGCCCTGCGA AAGTCAAGCCTGAGGCCCTTGGTCATAGCCCGCAATGAGACAGCTGTTTTCCAGATGCCTCCTGGGGGGATCTTTGTGTTCCCACAGTGA
- the LOC135316589 gene encoding coiled-coil domain-containing protein 81-like, with product MEWFSSAFLHALSPHLADFTKEEMASIWDSVSECYRQKLLLNKAVRLMGMATVYIREEDFCHGNKASVKVQKPMFHLDKPVLLEKKLRYETRSRPEDLEVAELIYAEVAFYLSIPKKKVLKCVKATTNVIAWALTEGKDFDFVFKNFGILVCRGRRVVMRFFEDLLRDVDKTGILANTALRKSSLRPLVIARNETAVFQMPPGGIFVFPQ from the exons atggagtggttctcctctgccttcctccatgCGCTGTCTCCTCACCTGGCGGATTTCACAAAGGAGG AGATGGCCAGCATTTGGGATAGCGTGTCGGAGTGCTATCgccaaaagctgctgctgaacaag GCTGTCAGGCTAATGGGCATGGCCACCGTCTACATCAGGGAGGAGGACTTTTGTCATGGGAACAAGGCGAGTGTCAAGGTCCAGAAACCCATGTTCCACCTGGACAAGCCAGTTCTGCTGGAGAAGAAGCTCCGCTATGAGACCAGATCACGGCCCG AGGACTTAGAAGTTGCAGAGCTGATCTACGCCGAGGTCGCCTTCTACCTCTCCATCCCCAAGAAAAAGGTCTTGAAGTGCGTCAAGGCTACCACAAATGTCATCGCGTGGGCCTTGACCGAAGGCAAGGACTTTGACTTTGTCTTCAAGAACTTTGGCATCCTGGTGTGCCGGGGAAGGAGAGTGGTCATGCGGTTCTTCGAAGACCTGCTGCGAGACGTGGACAAGACCGGCATCCTGGCAAACACTGCCCTGCGA AAGTCAAGCCTGAGGCCCTTGGTCATAGCCCGCAATGAGACAGCTGTTTTCCAGATGCCTCCTGGGGGGATCTTTGTGTTCCCACAGTGA
- the LOC135316534 gene encoding putative coiled-coil domain-containing protein 144C → MKRWWFLRRRRAREGPPVSSGSGGGDQLQTEGRDELRPEAVRESKSSGGQAEDVRAQMLKTAGLDSSLSHPSPGSHQTSENVDVQMLIRKCEQWLREHERISQVLQDNKSLSQQLSKAERKARRLEKEVEQLKKALWEKALALDMTERELRQAQKQAKERHALHLEKDQERKDAVKKAEGLQEQLAQLQSENHLLRQQLGDVNKSTQIRMRTVGQLHRELADACQKQWIAETSLKAATRQCDYLKQENSHLQEDLHKAKAELCDLSARLELESQNALHLEAANQELQGLVALLPHRLATPGVGHPPTALHGGECEQRAQEETREKQHLGELLQTQAAAQAKTEEANTTDASWRKLLEQRMKAQELDLERARSLQEATALQLALVQAELKSSEKRYLAGRKIRSCLSKKLKKANETLAEASAESRQEQQRRLVSRKAKSLSQSRGQSGNPSGSVTGEHETGSAGDSPWTSPALPPN, encoded by the exons ATGAAGAGGTGGTGGTTCCTGCGGAGGAGGAGGGCGCGGGAGGGGCCCCCCGTGTCCTCCGGGAGTGGCGGTGGTGACCAGCTCCAGACGGAGGGCCGGGATGAGCTGCGTCCAGAAGCCGTCAGGGAGAGCAAAAGCTCTGGAGGGCAG GCAGAAGATGTCAGAGCCCAAATGCTGAAGACGGCAGGGTTGGATTCATCCCTTTCCCACCCGAGCCCTGGAAGTCATCAGACATCAGAAAATGTCGATGTGCAAATGTTAATAAGAAAATGTGAGCAATGGCTTAGAGAGCATGAGCGCATATCTCAGGTGCTGCAAGATAACAAGAGCTTGTCTCAGCAGTTGagcaaagctgaaagaaaagctcgCAGGCTGGAGAAGGAAGTGGAGCAACTGAAGAAAGCCCTCTGGGAAAAGGCATTGGCTTTAGACATGACAGAAAGAGAATTACGTCAGGCCCAGAAGCAGGCAAAGGAGCGGCATGCTCTACACCTTGAGAAAGATCAAGAGAGAAAAGATGCCGTCAAGAAGGCAGAAGGGCTGCAGGAACAACTGGCCCAGCTCCAAAGTGAAAACCATTTACTccggcagcagctgggagatgtAAACAAGAGCACCCAAATACGAATG AGAACAGTGGGACAGCTGCACAGAGAGCTCGCTGACGCTTGCCAGAAGCAGTGGATAGCAGAAACGTCACTGAAAGCGGCTACACGCCAATGTGATTACCTGAAGCAAGAAAACTCCCACTTGCAAGAGGACTTGCACAAGGCTAAAGCCGAG CTGTGCGACCTCTCCGCGCGGCTGGAACTGGAGTCCCAAAATGCTCTGCACCTCGAAGCTGCAAACCAGGAGCTGCAAGGGCTGGTGGCTCTTCTGCCACATCGCTTGGCCACTCCAGGGGTGGGTCATCCCCCAACAGCGCTTCATGGAGGAGAGTGTGAGCAGCGAGCGCAAGAAGAAACGAGAGAGAAGCAACATCTCGGGGAGCTTTTGCAG ACTCAGGCAGCCGCTCAAGCCAAAACAGAAGAGGCCAACACCACTGACGCTTCTTGGAGaaagctgctggagcagagaatGAAAGCTCAGGAATTGGACCTGGAGAGAGCACGGAGCCTGCAGGAGGCGACCGCACTGCAACTGGCGTTGGTGCAGGCAGAACTAAAAAGCTCCGAAAAGCGTTATTTGGCGGGCCGCAAAATTAGAAGCTGCCTctcaaagaaactaaaaaa GGCTAATGAGACGCTGGCGGAAGCCAGTGCTGAGAGCCGTCAGGAGCAGCAGCGCAGACTCGTCAGTCGCAAGGCCAAGAGCCTgagccagagcaggggacagAGCGGAAACCCATCGGGCTCAG tcACTGGTGAACATGAAACCGGATCTGCTGGGGATTCTCCCTGGACGTCTCCTGCTCTTCCGCCAAATTGA